ttcaaatacattttagtatatttatttttcaccagGGTAGTCAACTTTGATGGCacttaaaatatgtaaataaaggCCATAATACTACAAATTGAATGTGACATGGCACATTATATGTAATATGCTAAGTGTATATATGCTTGTATGCAAATAAAAGGCCTtgttaaaatgatcaaataaacatAACACAAAAATAGTTATGTTTCGGTTTCCTGGGTTACTGATTATGTCCTTGTTTGTTGCTGTGGTTACTTATGATTTGCACCTGTATTTCATTATGTTCGCATTGTATTTATACTCTCTGTTATGTTCAGTCCCTTTTCGGTTCTCATTTatgatttatgcatttttcataTGTTGTTCCTGTGATCCCCTTAGTATTTTGCATTGTTGATAAAGAGTTTTTGTGTTATCTCCTTCGTCATTGTGTGCTTAACTACAGCTACTACACATCAcatatttaaagaagttatttatttattaataaacttaaACTGTAGTATAGTGTTGGATGTGTTTGTCTGGAGGTATGTGTGTTGCTTCAAGTTCGAGAAGTCACAGGTTCAAGTATTGCCCTAATTTTTTCCCAACATCAAATTGTCTCTCAGTGGATATCACTTAGAAACATCTAAATTACATCTAAATATCTAATGATTTAATATCTGAGTATGTAAtccaaaatgaaagtaattcaaaaacaaactaaacatGGCCTTGCTGTAAATGACAGGAAGTGGTTTGTTACTCTACATGACAGCTGCAAGGTAAAAGCTGCAATATGACACAGTTTCTTTAGAAAATGGCAAAATATGGTTTACTTCTTCAGAAGTGTTTAACacaaagttgttgtttttttctgttgcaACAACaccaaattatatcattaaaaaaatacaaactttACTAGTGTATTTATtccattatatttaataatgaaaagcCTATGAATTTTAAACATGAGGtttgtgaaaatgaaaaatgtccaactataaaaaataaagtcatttctGTCCAGTGctgttttatttaaagctgTTAAAATTCATCTCTGTTGTGATCACCAATTGTAGAGACAGTGTCCGGAGCAGTTGATGGGCTCAAATCCTCCATTTctatttgttcattttcaagTTCTTTGGTTCTTATTGGTGTGTGGTACCACCTCCTAATGCCCATCCACATCAGAGGCAGTGAGATCAGGAGCAATAGGCACAGTCCCACTAGCTGAAGAAGTACATTCATGTTTAAAAGAGTACATGAAAACTTGGGACCAGGTAATAATCAACTCATAGAAAACTATAGCTTGATCAAACACAACACAATTGTAAAAGCATCTTAATTTTATCATCATACTCACCTGAGAGTTATTTCGATAGCTAAAAAATgtcatttgcttttctgtgctGTTGTCACGTTCGATTAAAGGCTGACACCACGTTGTTGAAGCAGTTATATCTGTGTGAACCGTCAGTCCTTCCCATGAAGTCTTCGCACAGGCAAAGTATTGTCCATCAAAGAACAGTAGCATGATCCAGAGAATGGCCGGAGTAAGACAAACTAAAGCGCAGTGCAAACAGCTTGAATAATTGCTGATTTGTGAGCTCTGAATATAAAACAAAAGTGCGAAGGAGAAGAGAGCGGGAACTACAAAATACGCCATTGAGAACAGCAGATTCAGCTTTGGGTTACAAGGGCATGCAAAGTCTATCTCCACAAGCTGCTCAAGTCCCAGCATCACAAAGCCGATAATGAAATTTGAATATAAAGGACTTTTCTTCACCATGTTTTTCAAGCGTCCTATCCATTCCAACTTGCTCATTTTAAGCGTCAATAAAGGGAGAAATGTCTACAATTGATGTGTAAATTGGTCACTGACTGTTTTTAATGCTAAGTAGATGCATTTGATATACGCCTCTTTTAGGGTGTCATATGAGGCAAACCTCCATCTACATTTTCTGTGTGATACTGACATTTATTCTGTGGTTGTGTGGCACACTAGTCGCTTTAATGGCAGTTTAATGTGCAgctctgtaaaaataaatgagtGTAGTGACTCATTACTGAGTCATGCTGCAATATATAGTGTCAGATTCGTAAAAATGCCATGAATCGACATTGGGTTTGACTTTGGCTCTAATAGAAGAATATGGACAATTCAGTCTAGGCCTTCTACTCTAAACCTTGTCAAGGTATTTTCATCCTGCTGAatggtttttgtttttgaacttcTAGACACTGAAAATCCTCCGAGTTAAGCCATTTCATGAAACTCAAACCACACCGTCTGGCATTAGCAATCATTCGTCTGTTGTTGCTATGTTGCAATGTTGTTATTCATCTAGGAGAGATTGGGCTGGTTcaaagcttaaagggatagttcacctaaaaatgaaaattctgtcatcatttactcaccttcaagtaggacatcattgacttccatagtattttttccatactatggaagtcagtggggtccatcaactgtttggtaacccatattcttcaaaataaaaaaattcatgcAGAGTtgaaacaacttttttttttggtgtactatccctttaagactgcATGTTTCTGAAATGTCTATCGAAATGAATAGGAAATATTCTTCTGCAAACCAAGACACTGAACACATCTGGTGGTAAGCATTTGCAGGGCACTGAAAATTCCCATTAttctacaacataaaaaaaaaatactttagttTACATCTCAATTTAtatcttaattttgttttttattattggcAACTGTCAatacactctcagaaaataaagtacaaaattgtacctttaggggtacaatggtacaaaggtacaaatttgtacccttgtgatttgtaccgtaagagaccagttttgtacctttggtgacaattttgtacactctcagaaaataaagtacaaaattgtacctttaggggtacaatggcttgtcactggggctgtACCCTCAAGGGTACAAAATTTGTACTCTTATgatttgtaccttaagagaccagttttgtacctttggtgacaattttgtacctttatttaacagtacaaaaattgacccttcaaAAAGGGTACAAAATTGGCTTTGACAGAGTACAATCGTTGACTATAATGAgatgtatatattttacacacacacacgctgaattaaaatcagaatttattaaatccatttcattttcacattttacaacatttcattttaaacacatttttaaacattccatatgagtccatcttgccgggtgttaaaaagtaacactgaagcagagttaaagttaaagagataattgattgatgattgagtgatgattgacaattagtcgtgacacctgatgttaataagcagaatcattgaagaaaagagagaaaaaaaaaggtgttaatgttttatggaatgtttcatttcaagtcaccatgaaagaggtcagcgtttgctttagttgggctcctgactctttaccttttattattaatttttctctggctgctccaactttgtgtttgtaaagcacatttgttatggtcaCAATATAATTTGATGATGCTTTTTATCATCATGCAATGGCCTGATGTAGTTTAGAGTCTAAATCTCTGATTGTGTAGCTTtagtattaaaggtgctaaagaggatgttttgttttatacatttttgcgaTTTTACGcgacgattggccctctggcttgtcaatcactgccatgacgttccgtgtgagagacgagcacggctgcgcgctccagtaactttccacactccacaggcgccgcttgtgatgtttttgtccggagacaggagtaacaactgcagattatgagttacctgcggtgagtccgacataatgaatccactaacacgacacagcgtgTTAGCgtgtaaacactcgtgttccaatacgagtgtttacgagttttgggaggcgtttcttcgaaggaggggggttgttcttacgcatgcgctcatttcaaaaactcagtaacagtctttggtttctcagtcgacgaaaagatcctctttagcacctttaatgattGTAGTCCTGTGATTTTAAGTTTGAGATCCAAcagcagtatttatttatttatttttttttttaagaataatacattatgcattgaagcttcagtgtttaaacacacacagacatcaagtatcagcatatgattctcaagaacggtgacgataaataaatacaaaatactgacaaacagatcaactctgaacatcacaaaacaagctactgtcacaacaaaacaacagaaaaataaaagcaaacatgaacaatctacgaaaattacaggacaattcagctgcataatttatccaTGCAggaatgcatgatgggagccatggatgacttttgattggtggctcccatcatgcactgcaacatgaagcACATTTTTTGACTGTCACCATTGTTGTgggtcatatgctgattcttgatgtctgtgtgtttaaaataaaaccttCAGATTATAAAAGCTCTGCTGGATCTCAAGCAATAACAGATTTATAGagaaataatttaaaatctaTATCACCAATAAATCTGACCATTACACAATGAGAAACCAACCATTATGACTGTACTTCCCAAAATATTGTAAACCTAAATTGATCAACTTTGGCTCACAgcacttttgggaaacacagctcAGATCTGGCCAAAACAAATGTGttctacaaacacaaagttggagaAGCCAGAGAtgaattaatgttaataaatagagtcaagagcccaactaaaggaaatgcttttcaccatcatggtgacttcaaaataaactttcattaaaacattaacatctaaacatctgttaattctcaatgagaattatttctgaatgtattACATAAATACaatcaaactggttaataataagaGTAATAATGTTTAATCCTTTCgatcgtgagtttaaaatattctaactgtccccccagagtgagttttttttaaggcgaccgttattttagaactttcgcctttaatgtttccatagcgacgcgtcttgcgtgtcacGAACGCTGaatgcagcaacaataacactgtatgacagatggatcgctattatttagtttttccttttttatttaaaatattcgcaaaattgcttaccatgtcatcaactatctgatattcagattctcaaatatgtataagtgagtgtgctttgtcgttttaaaacctttataaatgatctttatcttgatctataacgcgagacgggcgccgccatcttagtttgcgctgcagtcctgtcagtcggatttacagcaggttaattcatcattttcttccgaaatatatgcaagtaagtggctggtgaactggaagaataatggagtaaactttatagttacttaggcccattatgtgtgtctgatatgaataaatgtcgccaaattatatttgttattgctgcttccactgatgtcggacatcaatgtgtaaattataaacgcttaatgtatttaatttttatttttaatggtgcttatgcatatttaaatgtctgaaaccttaaaatacacattatgtgcctgaaaacactgcatagctttgatatatgacaagagctgcgcgcgtccgtcttgtagccagagcgcgaaagcatagtttgaatctggcagttatgtgacgtcgcgGAACGTttgaaatcccatatgtggtactgtaccgctcaaagggttaataGCTgcaagtcagttgtagttgttacAATACTGCTGTTGGATCTTTACAAATACAAAGCTgaagcagccagagaaaaattaataataaaaggcaaagagtcaagagcccaactaaagcaaacgctgacctctttcatggtgacttgaaaTGTAACATTCCATAAATTAAcacctttttttctctcttttcttcaatgattctgcttattaaccTCAGGTGTCAcgactaattgtcaatcatcactcaatcatcaatcaattatctcattaactcttactctgcttcagtgttactttttaacacccggcaagatggactcatatggcatgtttaaaaatgtgtttaaaatgaaatgttgtaaaatgtgaaaatgaaaaggatttaataAATTCAAACAGATTGTAATTCagctcgtgtgtgtgtgtgtgtgtgtgtgtgtgtgtgtgtgtatgtgtaaatGTATCTCATTATAGTCAACGATTGTACTCTGTCAAAGCCAATTTTGTACCCTTTTTGAGGGATCaatttttgtactgttaaataaaaggtacaaaattgtctccaaaggtacaaaactggtcTCTTGAGGTACAAATCACAAGAGTACACATTTGTACCATTGAACCCCTAAAGATACAATTTTGTACtttattttctgagagtgtagACATGACTTTATTTTCCAGAAGTAAATTCAACAAAactaaaattcaataaaaaagtaaaatggaTAACATATTAAGTTGAATAACATTGTCtactaaataaaaatctattattaagtatggttttttttttcccagtttAGTTGTGCAATTCTGGCTTTTCCTGCTTTCCATTTGCCAGCATAACAACACGAACTCTGGAGGAGATTCAGAAATAAAACAGCACAGCTCTCCAACCAATAACCTTTTAAACTAATTGTGCAATCCTGGTCTTTCCAAAATCCATGTTTGTTAAGATGACATCAGAAGTGAAGCAAGCTTTTGGTAAAGGGGAAGATCACAGGgtcaaaaaaagtataaaaaccGCTGTGGTAACAAACTTTCTATCAAGCATCAGTTTGCTGTGAACCATGATGTCCTTCAAGACTGCACTGGGTCTGCTTTTCTTGGCCATGTTGGCCATGGTGGCTGAATCCTCATGGGGCAATGGTACGTttaaaaatcttgttaattttcattttgcttAGCATTACTTTCATTACATTGTCTGCACATTCAATAtagcttatttttatttaattttaataaccaACAATAATGCAGATTAAGGATTTTCTGCCTTCTACCTTACTTTTAAAGTTAACAACGGTGCACGTTCAAATGAATAACCTATTTTCTATCAAATTGAATCTTCAGGGAAAGGAAACTCTTACAATTATGACCTTTCCAAAATGTCTGACCTAAGGAAACTATACAACTCCAAAGTTTTCAAGGCAGAGAGGATGACCAGACCTTTGGAGGGGATGTCTTTCCAAGCAGGCATACTCAGCCACTCTGGAGTCAGGTAAAATCAAGATATAATGAGcagttttgtcattttattgtgttttatatgCATCATGGTGAATACATCTCACTTGTATATTGAGAATGTGTTGAATATTAGGTATGACTTCTGCTGGTTGTGCTTTTAGAGTCACTCTGGAAGACGGCACTAAATGGCTGGTCCATAAAGGAGATGGCTACGGCATCTCATCCCAGACCGTTGTTGTGGCTGCCCGTCATATGAGCAGCAACTGGAAGGCAAGAAATTCTGTAACTGcaacttatatatataaaagactGTATTTTATCCCTGTATAGTCTGTATTTTTTAGAAATTAGACTTGTTTAATACTTGATGCACTCTCTTGGCAATTTCATTTAACTTTAGAGGATCATTTTGGTCTGtgctaaacttttttttttcttttttctaatgGACAGATTGTTGAGACAAAAGATTTCCGTGGAAGCAAGACAGTGTCTGATTTTGTGAAGGCTGGAGGAACGAACTACAAACTTTTGTTTGATAACTGCCATAATGCAGCTGACCGGATGATGGATGGTTAAATTCACAATACAATGTAAATAGATTATGAAGAGAGCAtcattgttacttttgatactttgatactttttttaTGATTCATTTGATAATACATTCTTGTGACCCTCTTGTGtttcttaaataaatattttttaaatgtatcattttgtTTCAATGGTGAatattagttgactaatcatttaaaaattaacaaaCACAATATTGAAATGACTCAAATCTTAAATGGTTTGAAATTGAACATTTATAGGCCAATATTAGACATGACTTTTTCGACTAATCATTAGGCTTTTTCATCTGAGCTGCAGATGGCGACAAAGGTttgctctcagatttcattggtggtCATGTCATGCTGCTGATTGCTTAAGTGctgagaaataaaataaaataaaataaaataaaataaaataaaataaaataaaataaaataaaataaaataaaataaaataatgcaggCAGCCTTTCGCTGTGGGGTGCAGTGTCATgagcttttaaaaataatacaattgtGCTCGAGTTTGTTACATTTAGCCTCTCCAAATCAAAGAAATGGAACAAAGTCACACAACAGAGGACAACAACGCAAGTTGTgcattaaaacataataaaaaatgtccACAAAATGTTCACCACATTGTTTTCTGATAACTTTGAAATATtgattgattaaaattaattaaaaacattgacaCCAAATTTTTAATCTGATTTTGATCTCTATTTCGAATAGTTTGGGGTAAATTAGAGCATTACTGGAAATTAACAATAGGCTAATGTTtccattattaaatataatgaagtatatatttaataaaaaaatctatatttatcattttaaacatgGATTAATATCATGTAATGTTTCTAAGAAAAACCCAGTGTTGTTTGAAGCCTATAAGTAAGACACTTGTATCGGTCATACAGAACAAttaaatgttaacattttttatttcacttccttaaattcaaatttaaattatatttatagccGTTTGGAGTCACATATAGAAAACAAATGATCAATTAAATGCCAGTTCACATTACAACAGAGGTTACGAGCTGAACATAAATGGTTCTGTCGCtttacaacaaaacaaacaaaacacaagtGATTAGTCGTATATCGTCCAAAAACAAGCATTAATCGTATATATCATCGGTGCGCATGCACAGAAATAAGTTAATagttttgaataaatattttacGTTAACTATTTACTGTGTTCTTGCTCACCTGTACTTGAGTACTGATTTTTGTTCACTTTCCCCCTTTTAGATTAGTCACAATAATTATTAAGCAGTGGCTATTTACAATAGCCAACCTCTTTGGCAAATTTATTGGCTATTTACACTAACTTTGTCTACTATTGCTCAGATATTTTACCTTCGGTACAAACAGCATAACACTTCAGTTTGCTCTTTGTGTGAATAACATCTATCACTATTAGCAAATATTTATGcaattaagtttaattttttctgTACATAAATATTCAGTTTGTTTACTGATATAAACAAACCAGTGTTTTCCAAGGGAGTTCTTTTATTATACTGTGCAGTCATGCGTTTTCCCCAAAGCACAGCCTCTGCATGTCATGTTTGTTTAGATGAATCAGCAATAAATTAAACTTTTGGTAAAGGGAGGGATCCCAGGGATAAAATTCTTGTAACAAAATCTCATCAGATTCTCAAAAGCTTTTGTTTGCTGTGAACCATGGTGTTCTTCAAGACTGCACTGGGTCTGCTTCTTGAATCCAAAGATACAATATACAGATCTGGTTCATTTTTGCTTTACGTAATGTACAAGTATATATACTTGTATTAGGCTTATATTAGGCTAATTTATATAGGCTAATTCAATTAAgcctaaaattattttaaagttagCGATGGTGTACATTCAGGGAATGATCTACTTTTTTGTCATACTGAATCTCTTCAGAGAACATCCCTTACAAGTTTGACCTTTCCAATGATCTGATCTAAACAAACTCCAAAGTGTACATGGCAGAACTGTACACCAGGCCGCTGGAGGGGATGCCTATCCAAATAGACATATTAAGCCACTCGGGTGTCAGTTAAAAattaggtgtgtttgattagggttggaacAAAACTGCAGAGCTGTTGCtctccaggaattgagtttgagcACACTGTAAACAGTACACGCATACTGCAATTTATAAAGCACTGTACcttctacatttttaaaattttaacattataaagccTACAGTGTATTTGTTTTACATATTTAGTTACCAAAAGCACATAAATGCACAATTAcatgtacttaaagggttagttcacccaaaaatgaaaattctgtcatttattacatttattatttaccctcatgtcatgccacacccgtaagaccttcattcatcttcagaacacaaattaagatattttagttgaaatccgatggcttagtgaggccttcatagggagcaatgacacttcctctctcaagatccaaaaaggttctaaaaacatatttaaatcagttcatgcgagtacagtggttctgtaatctgtatattaatattataaagcgacaataatatttttggtgcaccaaaaaacccaaaataacgacttatgtagtgatggccgatttcaaaacacaccttcaggaagattcggagcattatgaatcagcgtgtcgaatcagctgttcggagcaccgaagtcatgtgatttcagtagtttggcggtttgacatccaaatcatgattcgacaagctgattcataacgctccgctTCCTGAAGGTGTGTTataaaatcagccatcactaaataagtcgtcgctttataatattaatattgaaccactgtactcacatgaacggatttagatatgtttttagtacctttatagaTCTTGATAGAAGAAGTGTCATTACtctctatgcaggcctcacggagccatcggatttcaacaaaaatatcttaatttgagttctgaagatgaatgtaGGCTTTATGGGTGTGAAACGGAAGGAGggtgagaattttcatttttgggtgaactaacccattaaagcggaactcagtaagatttgcgaagctccccccacaggttccttcagtgaatcacactgtcgtaaatactccaggcgcagctctggactacaacgactacaacgctcatcAGCGCAGTAGTTTTACAAATACAGTACCAGAAATGTTGATGGAGGCGGGTAATTtttgaaattgtcttataaagtcataatatatacattgtttttgaattacagtaaggcattttgtcactctcgcacGAAcgtgaggcgagattgtgtcgggtcagCGCatctcaacttgcaagtgctgttttctggcgtagacatGCCAGAaagggttagtgctcgcctcaaacactaGGGATGGGCGGATCGATCCTAAAGTATCGATACTTTCAATACTGGCGTGGTATCAAAAAGATCGATTATCAAATGGAAGTATCGATCctatctgtttttcttttttctttttttttgtgattttgggataatttttataatattagtaCGCCGTATAATATTTACAATTTACTTAAATAGGAATGGCAATGGGAACTACATCTTCCACTGTATCTCCGCTTGTCTAGACAGTGTTCGCTCACTCTGTCAAAGACAAGCAAGCACGCACAGCGCAGGATTTTAAAGGGAGACGAGTGCGTGGCTGCGGTCATgactgaaagaaaaagaagcaTAATCTGGAGTTATTACACTCCAGTTAACAATGATGAAGCTTCGTGTGACGTTTGTCAAAAAACAATACGCCacacttttttcaaaagcaAGAGATTTTGATCAGTCAAAGAAAAACAGGCTGAAGAGGAGAATGTCAACATTCACTTTGTTTCATCTCAAAAACCTATAAAGGGAAGAAATGTAGAAACGTGACAATTATTGAGAAAAAGTTTGTGAGacatgttacattttttttttgttatatttgttatattttgtttttagtctacagtgatatctttgttcatttaattaataatgttcagtatttttaataaatgtaaaaaaagaatcatgtcaattgcagtttatttaatattaataatgatggctatcaaaaaacaatataaaatcactcacatgaaaatatttaattggagTATCGGTATTGGTATCGATATCGTCGATATTGTCTCGAAAGTACTTGGTATCGGATCGGAAAGAAAATGATTGGTATCGCCCATCCCTATCAAACACACCACTATAAATCAATAGACCGTTGTAAAGACATAAAAAACTATTTGAAGATAAAATAGTTATTTAGTTCTGCATCAACTatacatgtttatttatttgtatacaccAACAAACATAattatactattattatttttaagtatatcaaagcattt
The Chanodichthys erythropterus isolate Z2021 chromosome 2, ASM2448905v1, whole genome shotgun sequence DNA segment above includes these coding regions:
- the LOC137026948 gene encoding uncharacterized protein isoform X1; translation: MMSFKTALGLLFLAMLAMVAESSWGNGKGNSYNYDLSKMSDLRKLYNSKVFKAERMTRPLEGMSFQAGILSHSGVRVTLEDGTKWLVHKGDGYGISSQTVVVAARHMSSNWKARNSIVETKDFRGSKTVSDFVKAGGTNYKLLFDNCHNAADRMMDG
- the LOC137026948 gene encoding uncharacterized protein isoform X2, whose amino-acid sequence is MMSFKTALGLLFLAMLAMVAESSWGNGKGNSYNYDLSKMSDLRKLYNSKVFKAERMTRPLEGMSFQAGILSHSGVRVTLEDGTKWLVHKGDGYGISSQTVVVAARHMSSNWKIVETKDFRGSKTVSDFVKAGGTNYKLLFDNCHNAADRMMDG